In Chelonoidis abingdonii isolate Lonesome George chromosome 9, CheloAbing_2.0, whole genome shotgun sequence, the genomic window CTGTTCCCAGTTCCTCCAGGACAGGCTGCGATAGCACAGGCAAGTCTCCCCCATCTACAGACCAGGGATAAGGCCCAGCTCACAGGAACACACAGATTGATTCTTCAGCCAGAGACCAGGCTTGTCTCAGCAAACACCCTGTGCACTGCATTCCCTGTGGTACCTAGGCTGTGACCCTGGGTACTGCCCAGTGCCACCAGTGGTTGCCTGGAGGCAGCATCTCCTCCTCTGGCGCTGAGTCATTGGGCCTGAAGAGCAGCCCCTGCCACTCAGGCCCACAGTCAAGTCTGCCTCCTCCTAAcgctgcaaggagctgagacttcACTCTCCATTGCTCAGCAGAGGTCACTGCAGCACCAAGCAAGCCTGGCACGAGACAGGGctgttcccctgccccaggctgctgctcacaGGGCCAGTGCAGAGCATTGTCCTGCCCTCCCTCAGTGCCAGGCCCCTGCTCCCTGCATTCCTTTGctctgctccaggctggggcagtggtttcagggctggctctggccctgcccagccACCACACTCAAGGGCATCTCCCAGGATCAGCTCTCTGCTTTTTCCATGCAATGGAGatcacctgccccccaccctccccacaggCACACCCTATGGAGCCCATCTCCTGCCAGaacccagacctccccccacaggggggagagggaactgGCTTTCCTGGGCACAGCAGAGTTTTTAATACATGCCACACAATTTCCACTTGTAAAATCAGTTTGATAGACctttaaaaggataaaatggagGGGCTGCTTTGTGAACACCCCCTCACCACAACGAGAGTGATGGTGATCAGGCATTTACACATTCACCTCACCTGCTGGCCTGAGTGCAGGCATTACGCTCATGAACAGCATGCTGCTAGGCTATTAATTCAGGCCCTACTGTGTCTCCAGAGCAAAAACCAGGCTGCCCTGAACCCACCCCCAAAACTCATCCCAATCCATCTCTAGGAGACACTCTGGTAGCAGGGGCTGAACCTGCAGCTGACGGTTTCCCAGGCCAATGTCTGCCTCAGTACACGTGAGCGCAGCCAGCAGCTGCCCAAGCAGGGCCAATGGCATCAGCCCAGGAAGCGCAAGGCAGCCATGACTGAGAAGCCCAGCAGCATGGAGAGCACTTTGGGCAGGCGACACATCGGGGAGCTCAGTTCGTGAGGCAGGATCTCGAGGAAGGTGATATAGACGAAGGTCCCTGCAGCGATCCCTTCCAGCAGGCACTGGGCCATGGTGCTGCTGGGGCCCGGGTTCTGCATCATCACAATCCCCACTGCGATGCCCAGGGGAGACATGAGGGCAAAGGTGCCAATCAAAGCCACAAACCAGCGGGTGGGGACCTGGCTctggagcagcaggagggagaggcTGACAGCAATCACGCTTTTGTGCACCAGGATGGCAATGCAGATCTGCAGCACCTTGGACTCTGTGTcctgcagccccacagccaggcccTCAAACAGCGAGTGCACCGACAGAGACAGGAAGAGGACAAAGGAGCGGAAGGACGAGTGGGCCTGGAAGTCTGCAGGCAAGTGAGGCGCACCTGTCTCTACCACCCACTCACCAGTGCCTGCTGGCTGAGGGGTGGCCTCCCCACAGGAGAGGAGGGGTGTGGCCTCCCCTGCCCGCCGTTCACTGCAGTCCAGGACCATGTGCTCAATTATGAGAACCAGCAGGAAGCCAAGAGTCAGGACGAATTCAGGAAAGGGAAAGTCCacctgg contains:
- the LOC116833008 gene encoding zinc transporter ZIP1-like; translation: MRSLLVAKLGCLFGLLLLPLLCGLLPVRLRGAGTCGRWRSFVGCVAGGIFLAACLLDIVPDSLSDMREELRSQRITVDFPFPEFVLTLGFLLVLIIEHMVLDCSERRAGEATPLLSCGEATPQPAGTGEWVVETGAPHLPADFQAHSSFRSFVLFLSLSVHSLFEGLAVGLQDTESKVLQICIAILVHKSVIAVSLSLLLLQSQVPTRWFVALIGTFALMSPLGIAVGIVMMQNPGPSSTMAQCLLEGIAAGTFVYITFLEILPHELSSPMCRLPKVLSMLLGFSVMAALRFLG